The Cellulomonas fulva genome includes a window with the following:
- the ctaD gene encoding aa3-type cytochrome oxidase subunit I: MAVVAEHVPGLAPSRQTLGRTVVKWITSTDHKTIGYMYLITSFVWFMVGGLLALLIRAELFTPGMDVFQSKEQYNQAFTMHGTIMLLLFATPLFAGFANVIMPLQIGAPDVAFPRLNMFAYWLFFFGGLIAAGGFLTPQGAASFGWFAYAPLSNTVYSPGVGGDLWVFGLALAGFGTILGGVNFITTIVTMRAPGMTMFRMPIFTWNTLVTSLLVLMAFPPLAAALFALGADRRLGAQVFNPDNGGAILWQHLFWFFGHPEVYIIALPFFGIVTEILPVFSRKPIFGYKGLVYATIAIAALSVTVWAHHMYVTGSVLLPFFAFMTMLIAVPTGVKFFNWIGTMWRGKITFETPMLWTLGFLITFLFGGLTGIILSSPALDFHLSDTYFVVAHFHYVVFGTVVFAMFAGFYFWWPKFTGRMLDERLGKIHFWTLFIGFHTTFLVQHWLGVVGMPRRYADYSPDDDFTWMNQLSTIGAVILAASTLPFLWNVYTTARNAPKVTVDDPWGYGGSLEWATSCPPPRHNFTSLPRIRSERPAFDLHHPEVAAMDFVEPDPGPLDWEADRRGETDVAAERVVNGSGEPEQSSAVVTDDPPVDGTQTTQDGEGSK, from the coding sequence ATGGCCGTCGTCGCGGAGCACGTGCCCGGCCTGGCGCCCTCGCGCCAGACCCTCGGTCGCACCGTGGTGAAGTGGATCACCTCCACCGACCACAAGACGATCGGCTACATGTACCTGATCACCAGCTTCGTCTGGTTCATGGTCGGTGGCCTGCTCGCCCTGCTGATCCGTGCGGAGCTGTTCACGCCCGGCATGGACGTGTTCCAGTCCAAGGAGCAGTACAACCAGGCGTTCACGATGCACGGCACGATCATGCTGCTGCTGTTCGCGACGCCCCTGTTCGCCGGCTTCGCCAACGTGATCATGCCGCTGCAGATCGGTGCGCCGGACGTCGCGTTCCCGCGGCTGAACATGTTCGCGTACTGGCTCTTCTTCTTCGGCGGGCTGATCGCGGCCGGAGGGTTCCTCACGCCGCAGGGCGCCGCCTCGTTCGGCTGGTTCGCCTACGCGCCGCTGTCCAACACGGTCTACTCACCGGGGGTCGGGGGAGACCTCTGGGTCTTCGGCCTGGCGCTCGCCGGCTTCGGCACGATCCTCGGTGGCGTCAACTTCATCACCACGATCGTCACGATGCGCGCGCCCGGCATGACGATGTTCCGGATGCCGATCTTCACCTGGAACACCCTGGTGACGTCGCTGCTCGTGCTGATGGCGTTCCCGCCGCTGGCCGCGGCGCTGTTCGCGCTCGGCGCGGACCGCCGCCTGGGCGCACAGGTGTTCAACCCGGACAACGGCGGCGCCATCCTCTGGCAGCACCTGTTCTGGTTCTTCGGCCACCCCGAGGTCTACATCATCGCGCTGCCGTTCTTCGGCATCGTCACCGAGATCCTGCCGGTGTTCAGCCGCAAGCCGATCTTCGGCTACAAGGGCCTCGTCTACGCGACGATCGCGATCGCGGCGCTCTCGGTCACCGTGTGGGCGCACCACATGTACGTCACCGGCTCGGTGCTGCTGCCGTTCTTCGCGTTCATGACGATGCTCATCGCGGTGCCGACCGGCGTGAAGTTCTTCAACTGGATCGGCACGATGTGGCGGGGGAAGATCACCTTCGAGACACCGATGCTGTGGACCCTCGGGTTCCTCATCACGTTCCTCTTCGGTGGCCTGACGGGCATCATCCTGTCCAGCCCGGCGCTCGACTTCCACCTCTCCGACACCTACTTCGTCGTGGCGCACTTCCACTACGTCGTGTTCGGCACGGTCGTGTTCGCGATGTTCGCGGGCTTCTACTTCTGGTGGCCCAAGTTCACCGGGCGGATGCTCGACGAGCGCCTCGGCAAGATCCACTTCTGGACGCTCTTCATCGGGTTCCACACCACGTTCCTGGTGCAGCACTGGCTCGGGGTCGTCGGCATGCCGCGCCGCTACGCGGACTACTCCCCGGACGACGACTTCACCTGGATGAACCAGCTGTCGACCATCGGCGCGGTCATCCTGGCGGCCTCGACGCTCCCGTTCCTGTGGAACGTGTACACGACGGCGCGGAACGCGCCCAAGGTCACGGTCGACGACCCGTGGGGCTACGGCGGCTCCCTGGAGTGGGCCACCTCGTGCCCGCCCCCGCGCCACAACTTCACGTCGCTGCCGCGCATCCGCTCGGAGCGCCCCGCGTTCGACCTGCACCACCCCGAGGTCGCGGCCATGGACTTCGTGGAGCCGGACCCGGGTCCGCTCGACTGGGAGGCCGACCGCCGCGGTGAGACCGACGTCGCAGCCGAGCGCGTGGTGAACGGCTCGGGCGAGCCGGAGCAGTCCTCGGCCGTGGTGACGGACGATCCGCCGGTGGACGGCACGCAGACGACGCAGGACGGGGAGGGCTCGAAGTGA
- a CDS encoding cytochrome c oxidase subunit 4 — translation MKLEAKLFGYGVAFFVPVGLIYALWSDGEPVGTVGIPLVGGLVGMIGAYFALLARRIDARPEDDEHGEIEQGAGDQGVYSPWSWWPLAIGAAGAVVFLGLAIGWWLVYIGVALGVVGLVGWVFEFSRGQHAH, via the coding sequence GTGAAGCTCGAGGCCAAGCTCTTCGGCTACGGGGTCGCCTTCTTCGTCCCCGTCGGTCTGATCTACGCGCTCTGGAGCGACGGCGAGCCGGTCGGCACCGTCGGCATCCCGCTCGTGGGCGGCCTGGTGGGCATGATCGGCGCCTACTTCGCGCTGCTCGCCCGCCGTATCGACGCGCGTCCCGAGGACGACGAGCACGGCGAGATCGAGCAGGGCGCCGGCGACCAGGGCGTGTACTCGCCGTGGTCGTGGTGGCCGCTGGCGATCGGTGCCGCGGGTGCCGTCGTGTTCCTCGGCCTCGCGATCGGCTGGTGGCTGGTCTACATCGGCGTCGCGCTCGGCGTGGTCGGGCTGGTCGGCTGGGTGTTCGAGTTCTCCCGCGGGCAGCACGCCCACTGA
- a CDS encoding glyoxalase superfamily protein, which translates to MDLTTQQAKAAARALRTALAEEGVEVGHARALELVARQLGARDWNTASAWLGAPRAVEPSTGPVVPVLRIQDEALARELYVEYLGFVVEWEHRFDPEAPLYLQVRRGASVLHLSEHHGDGVPGTVVRIPVSDLRALHDEVAARGHRRVRPGIESSPGGATMEVPDPFGNALRFYQA; encoded by the coding sequence ATGGATCTGACCACGCAGCAGGCGAAGGCAGCGGCGCGCGCCCTGCGCACCGCGCTGGCCGAGGAAGGCGTCGAGGTCGGCCACGCCCGCGCGCTCGAGCTGGTCGCGCGCCAGCTCGGCGCACGGGACTGGAACACGGCCAGCGCGTGGCTCGGCGCCCCGCGGGCAGTCGAGCCGTCCACGGGACCGGTCGTACCGGTGCTGCGGATCCAGGACGAGGCGCTCGCGCGCGAGCTGTACGTCGAGTACCTCGGCTTCGTGGTGGAGTGGGAGCACCGGTTCGACCCGGAGGCGCCCCTCTACCTGCAGGTGCGCCGGGGCGCCAGCGTGCTGCACCTCTCCGAGCATCACGGCGACGGCGTCCCCGGCACCGTGGTCAGGATCCCGGTGAGCGACCTGCGGGCGCTGCACGACGAGGTGGCGGCGCGCGGCCACCGTCGGGTTCGACCCGGGATCGAGAGCTCGCCGGGCGGTGCGACGATGGAGGTCCCCGATCCGTTCGGCAACGCGCTGCGCTTCTACCAGGCCTGA
- a CDS encoding superoxide dismutase — MADYTLPDLPYDYAALEPHISGRIMELHHDKHHAAYVTGANTALEKLAEARESGDLAAVNLHEKNLAFNLGGHVNHSVFWQNLSPEGGDKPTGELAAAIDEFFGSFDAFQKHFAANAAGIQGSGWSILGWDSIGQKLAIFQLYDQQSNFPLGLVPIVVLDMWEHAFYLDYVNVKADYIKAWWNIVSWADASARFERARTQTSGLIVPAV; from the coding sequence ATGGCTGACTACACGCTTCCGGACCTGCCGTACGACTACGCAGCCCTCGAGCCGCACATCTCTGGCCGGATCATGGAGCTGCACCACGACAAGCACCACGCCGCGTACGTGACGGGCGCGAACACGGCCCTGGAGAAGCTCGCCGAGGCGCGCGAGTCGGGCGACCTCGCCGCCGTGAACCTGCACGAGAAGAACCTCGCGTTCAACCTGGGTGGCCACGTGAACCACTCGGTGTTCTGGCAGAACCTGTCCCCCGAGGGCGGCGACAAGCCGACCGGTGAGCTCGCGGCCGCCATCGACGAGTTCTTCGGCTCGTTCGACGCGTTCCAGAAGCACTTCGCGGCCAACGCGGCCGGCATCCAGGGCTCCGGCTGGTCCATCCTCGGCTGGGACTCGATCGGCCAGAAGCTCGCGATCTTCCAGCTGTACGACCAGCAGAGCAACTTCCCCCTCGGCCTCGTGCCGATCGTGGTCCTCGACATGTGGGAGCACGCCTTCTACCTGGACTACGTCAACGTCAAGGCCGACTACATCAAGGCCTGGTGGAACATCGTGAGCTGGGCCGACGCGTCCGCCCGCTTCGAGCGCGCGCGCACGCAGACCTCCGGTCTCATCGTCCCGGCGGTCTGA
- the qcrB gene encoding cytochrome bc1 complex cytochrome b subunit translates to MSEIKSPPSRGAQAAAATADYLDQRTGVGNAVKFFARKVFPDHWSFFLGEIALYSFVTLLISGVFLTMFFVPSMSEVHYPDDGVWASMRGVEMSEAFRSTLDLSFEVRGGLLMRQIHHWAALIFMASIVVHMMRVFFTGAFRKPREINWLVGFILLILGLAAGFSGYSLPDDVLSGNGLRITDGVVKAIPIIGSYMSSMIFGGEFPGTDLIPRLFTVHILLVPALILALIGLHLFLMVMHKHTQFPGSGRKNTNVVGYPALPVYAGKLLFNLFVVFGVIALMAATMTINPVWNYGPYDPSPVSAGAQPDWYMLFLEGALRLMPGQTEIMLGSYTLSLNVIIPAMIVPGILFTLLGAYPFIEAFATGDKSEHHLLDRPRNRPFRTAFGVSLLVAFFILVLAGSNDLIATHFHLSINDITWVFRVLLFVGPWLAFLVTKRICLGLQRKDRELVLHGHETGRIVRFASGEYIEVHKPLDAHERWLRVQHDAVRPLEIEPAEDSRGVRRKGYKTDRLRQRISQVFYEDRVEPVTPAELEAAHAAHGHDTHAIEGHDEHAQVAAVPAGVGSVSASGTASDERNH, encoded by the coding sequence GTGAGCGAGATCAAGAGCCCCCCGAGCCGCGGCGCGCAGGCTGCGGCGGCGACCGCCGACTACCTGGACCAGCGCACCGGCGTCGGCAACGCGGTCAAGTTCTTCGCCCGGAAGGTCTTCCCGGACCACTGGTCGTTCTTCCTCGGCGAGATCGCGCTGTACAGCTTCGTGACGCTGCTGATCTCCGGTGTGTTCCTGACGATGTTCTTCGTCCCGAGCATGTCGGAGGTGCACTACCCCGACGACGGCGTGTGGGCCTCGATGCGCGGCGTCGAGATGTCCGAGGCGTTCCGGTCGACCCTCGACCTGTCGTTCGAGGTGCGCGGCGGTCTGCTCATGCGGCAGATCCACCACTGGGCGGCGCTGATCTTCATGGCGTCGATCGTCGTCCACATGATGCGGGTGTTCTTCACCGGTGCGTTCCGCAAGCCGCGTGAGATCAACTGGCTCGTGGGCTTCATCCTGCTGATCCTCGGCCTGGCGGCCGGCTTCTCCGGCTACTCGCTCCCGGACGACGTGCTGTCCGGCAACGGCCTGCGCATCACCGACGGCGTGGTGAAGGCGATCCCGATCATCGGGTCCTACATGTCGTCCATGATCTTCGGTGGCGAGTTCCCGGGCACGGACCTGATCCCCCGGCTGTTCACCGTGCACATCCTGCTGGTGCCCGCCCTGATCCTCGCGCTCATCGGCCTGCACCTGTTCCTCATGGTGATGCACAAGCACACGCAGTTCCCCGGCTCGGGCCGCAAGAACACCAACGTCGTCGGGTACCCGGCACTCCCGGTCTACGCCGGCAAGCTGCTGTTCAACCTGTTCGTCGTGTTCGGCGTGATCGCCCTGATGGCCGCGACCATGACCATCAACCCGGTCTGGAACTACGGCCCGTACGACCCGTCACCGGTGTCCGCCGGCGCCCAGCCCGACTGGTACATGCTGTTCCTCGAGGGCGCGCTCCGTCTCATGCCGGGACAGACCGAGATCATGCTCGGCTCCTACACGCTGAGCCTCAACGTCATCATCCCCGCGATGATCGTGCCCGGGATCCTGTTCACGCTGCTGGGCGCCTACCCGTTCATCGAGGCGTTCGCCACGGGCGACAAGAGCGAGCACCACCTGCTCGACCGCCCGCGCAACCGCCCGTTCCGGACGGCGTTCGGTGTCTCGCTGCTGGTGGCGTTCTTCATCCTGGTCCTGGCCGGGTCGAACGACCTCATCGCGACGCACTTCCACCTGTCGATCAACGACATCACGTGGGTGTTCCGCGTCCTGCTCTTCGTCGGACCGTGGCTCGCGTTCCTGGTCACGAAGCGGATCTGCCTGGGCCTGCAGCGCAAGGACCGTGAGCTGGTGCTGCACGGCCACGAGACGGGCCGCATCGTCCGGTTCGCCTCGGGCGAGTACATCGAGGTGCACAAGCCGCTCGACGCGCACGAGCGCTGGCTGCGGGTCCAGCACGACGCTGTCCGTCCGCTCGAGATCGAGCCGGCCGAGGACTCGCGCGGTGTCCGCCGCAAGGGCTACAAGACGGACCGGCTGCGCCAGCGGATCTCGCAGGTCTTCTACGAGGACCGCGTCGAGCCCGTCACGCCGGCGGAGCTCGAGGCCGCGCACGCGGCCCACGGGCACGACACCCACGCGATCGAGGGGCACGACGAGCACGCCCAGGTGGCTGCCGTCCCCGCGGGAGTCGGCAGCGTCTCCGCCAGCGGGACGGCGTCCGACGAGCGGAATCACTGA
- the qcrA gene encoding cytochrome bc1 complex Rieske iron-sulfur subunit, whose translation MSTHDPHSDVVVHDDGGATPARFENPGLHEHASRQADVDPKVAKRVERQVLALFTASIIGTIVVVWAYFALPPGETPGSMRTSNIVLGLGLAVCLLGIGIGGNYYIKVLMSNREYVEERHEQRSSDATREVAVQMLKDGAEDSGFTRRKALVGAGVTALAVFPLSILVPLLGNVGGDWNVGKLKHTMWKKGTKLATDPTGRPIKAADVTIGDVWHVIPDGLNELEHGKLDEKAKAVVLLIRLDPRDLKSDQSPQGETWSHDGIVAYSKICTHVGCPVALYEQQTHHLLCPCHQSTFDVADGCKVVFGPAKRPLPQLPITVDDEGYLIAQSDFTQPVGPSFWERATK comes from the coding sequence GTGAGCACTCACGACCCCCACAGCGACGTCGTCGTCCACGACGACGGAGGCGCCACGCCCGCGCGGTTCGAGAACCCGGGCCTGCACGAGCACGCGTCGCGCCAGGCGGACGTCGACCCGAAGGTCGCCAAGCGTGTCGAGCGCCAGGTGCTGGCGCTGTTCACCGCGTCGATCATCGGCACGATCGTCGTCGTCTGGGCCTACTTCGCGCTGCCCCCGGGCGAGACGCCGGGGTCCATGCGCACGTCCAACATCGTGCTGGGCCTGGGTCTTGCCGTCTGCCTCCTCGGCATCGGGATCGGTGGGAACTACTACATCAAGGTCCTGATGAGCAACCGCGAGTACGTCGAGGAGCGCCACGAGCAGCGCTCGTCGGACGCCACGCGTGAGGTCGCGGTCCAGATGCTCAAGGACGGCGCCGAGGACTCGGGCTTCACCCGCCGCAAGGCGCTCGTGGGTGCCGGCGTCACCGCGCTCGCCGTCTTCCCGCTGTCGATCCTGGTCCCGCTGCTCGGCAACGTCGGCGGCGACTGGAACGTCGGCAAGCTCAAGCACACGATGTGGAAGAAGGGCACCAAGCTCGCGACGGACCCCACCGGCCGCCCCATCAAGGCCGCGGACGTCACGATCGGCGACGTGTGGCACGTCATCCCCGACGGCCTCAACGAGCTCGAGCACGGCAAGCTGGACGAGAAGGCCAAGGCCGTCGTCCTGCTCATCCGCCTCGACCCGCGCGACCTCAAGTCGGACCAGTCGCCCCAGGGCGAGACCTGGTCGCACGACGGGATCGTCGCCTACTCCAAGATCTGCACCCACGTCGGGTGTCCGGTGGCGCTCTACGAGCAGCAGACGCATCACCTGCTCTGCCCGTGCCACCAGTCGACGTTCGACGTCGCCGACGGCTGCAAGGTCGTCTTCGGCCCGGCGAAGCGCCCCCTGCCCCAGCTGCCCATCACGGTCGACGACGAGGGCTACCTGATCGCGCAGAGCGACTTCACCCAGCCCGTCGGCCCGAGCTTCTGGGAGCGTGCGACCAAGTGA
- the qcrC gene encoding cytochrome bc1 complex diheme cytochrome c subunit: protein MKALAARRHDRRAPALLLLLALLMIGGVYAVVVPSSAEATTQTASADDIAAGEKLFQANCATCHGPSASGTDTVPSLIGVGAAAVDFQVGTGRMPMQMDGPQAQAKPVQFDDEQIRQLAAYVASLGAGPAIPTEEQVDPALGNSASGMALFRNNCAMCHNAVGAGGALSQGKFAPNLWETTPTHLYEAMLTGPQSMPVFNDANLTPEEKRDIIAFIDEQGDVSPGGLDLGALGPVSEGLWAWVVGLGLLIGMSVWIGAKSS from the coding sequence GTGAAGGCACTCGCCGCCCGCAGGCACGACCGGCGCGCGCCGGCGCTGCTCCTCCTGCTGGCGCTGCTGATGATCGGCGGTGTCTACGCCGTGGTCGTCCCGTCGTCGGCCGAGGCCACGACGCAGACCGCCAGCGCTGACGACATCGCCGCCGGCGAGAAGCTGTTCCAGGCCAACTGCGCCACGTGCCACGGCCCGTCGGCGTCCGGCACGGACACCGTGCCGTCGCTGATCGGCGTGGGCGCCGCCGCGGTCGACTTCCAGGTCGGCACGGGCCGGATGCCGATGCAGATGGACGGCCCGCAGGCGCAGGCCAAGCCGGTGCAGTTCGACGACGAGCAGATCCGCCAGCTGGCGGCGTACGTCGCCTCGCTGGGCGCCGGGCCCGCGATTCCCACCGAGGAGCAGGTCGACCCCGCGCTCGGCAACTCGGCCTCGGGCATGGCCCTCTTCCGCAACAACTGCGCGATGTGCCACAACGCGGTCGGCGCCGGCGGTGCGCTGTCCCAGGGCAAGTTCGCCCCGAACCTGTGGGAGACCACCCCCACGCACCTCTACGAGGCGATGCTGACCGGCCCGCAGTCGATGCCGGTCTTCAACGACGCCAACCTCACACCCGAGGAGAAGCGCGACATCATCGCGTTCATCGACGAGCAGGGTGACGTCTCGCCCGGCGGTCTCGACCTCGGCGCCCTCGGGCCCGTCAGCGAGGGCCTGTGGGCCTGGGTCGTCGGCCTCGGCCTGCTCATCGGTATGTCTGTCTGGATCGGAGCGAAGTCCTCGTGA
- the ctaE gene encoding aa3-type cytochrome oxidase subunit III, producing the protein MANVSTATAAPRTSPHVSVNRPNPVSVGTIVWLASELMFFAGLFAMYFTLRAAAPQEWAEQTEKLNITFAAINTTVLVLSSVTCQMGVWAAERFQPARTGSLVQVNRWGMNEWMTLTYLMGAFFIGGQVFEYAELVHEGLTISSSPYGSVFYLTTGFHGLHVIGGLIAFLFLLGRSFSAKRFGHHEATTAIVTSYYWHFVDVVWIALFAVIYLLR; encoded by the coding sequence ATGGCGAACGTGTCGACCGCAACGGCTGCCCCGCGCACCTCCCCCCACGTGAGCGTCAACCGACCGAACCCCGTGTCGGTCGGGACGATCGTGTGGCTCGCGAGCGAGCTCATGTTCTTCGCCGGCCTGTTCGCCATGTACTTCACGCTGCGCGCCGCCGCGCCGCAGGAGTGGGCCGAGCAGACCGAGAAGCTGAACATCACGTTCGCCGCGATCAACACCACGGTGCTGGTGCTCTCCTCGGTGACGTGCCAGATGGGCGTGTGGGCCGCGGAGCGCTTCCAGCCCGCGCGCACCGGCTCGCTGGTGCAGGTCAACCGCTGGGGCATGAACGAGTGGATGACCCTGACGTACCTCATGGGTGCGTTCTTCATCGGTGGCCAGGTGTTCGAGTACGCCGAGCTCGTGCACGAGGGCCTCACGATCTCCTCGAGCCCGTACGGCTCGGTGTTCTACCTGACGACGGGCTTCCACGGGCTGCACGTCATCGGCGGGCTCATCGCCTTCCTCTTCCTGCTCGGCCGCTCGTTCTCGGCCAAGCGCTTCGGTCACCACGAGGCGACCACGGCCATCGTGACGTCGTACTACTGGCACTTCGTCGACGTCGTCTGGATCGCACTGTTCGCGGTCATCTACCTGCTGCGCTGA
- the trpD gene encoding anthranilate phosphoribosyltransferase — protein MSGALTWPDLLSWLVAKRDLTSAQASWAMDEIMRGEASPVQIAGFLVGLRCKGETVDELTGLAETMLAHAHRIDVPGRTVDIVGTGGDRSHTVNISTMSSLVIAGAGLRVVKHGNRAASSSSGSADVLEALGIRLDHAPERVRQIAIDAGITFCFAQVFHPSFRHTAAARAGLGIGTAFNFLGPLTNPAQPQAAAIGVGDARMSPLIAGVLAARGVSALVFRGEDGLDEIAPTDLTRIWEAGGDGVVEHLVDWRDLGVERIAVADLRGADAAHNAGVARRLLDGEEGPVRETVLLNAAAALVADGTLPGTATGSLHERLAAGVGLARESIDTGSARAALERWQHASA, from the coding sequence ATGAGCGGCGCGCTCACCTGGCCCGACCTGCTGTCCTGGCTCGTCGCGAAGCGGGACCTCACCAGCGCACAGGCGTCCTGGGCGATGGACGAGATCATGCGGGGCGAGGCCTCGCCCGTGCAGATCGCCGGGTTCCTGGTCGGGCTGCGCTGCAAGGGCGAGACGGTCGACGAGCTGACCGGCCTCGCGGAGACGATGCTCGCGCACGCGCACCGGATCGACGTCCCGGGCCGGACCGTCGACATCGTCGGCACCGGTGGCGACCGATCGCACACCGTGAACATCTCGACCATGTCGTCCCTCGTCATCGCCGGCGCGGGTCTGCGGGTCGTCAAGCACGGCAACCGCGCCGCCTCGTCGTCGTCCGGCTCGGCCGACGTGCTCGAGGCGCTCGGCATCCGGCTCGACCACGCGCCCGAGCGCGTGCGGCAGATCGCGATCGACGCCGGCATCACGTTCTGCTTCGCGCAGGTGTTCCACCCGTCGTTCCGGCACACCGCCGCCGCGCGGGCCGGGCTCGGCATCGGCACCGCGTTCAACTTCCTCGGGCCGCTCACCAACCCCGCGCAGCCGCAGGCCGCCGCCATCGGCGTCGGCGACGCGCGGATGAGCCCGCTCATCGCCGGCGTCCTCGCGGCGCGGGGGGTGTCGGCGCTCGTGTTCCGCGGCGAGGACGGGCTCGACGAGATCGCCCCGACCGACCTGACGCGCATCTGGGAGGCCGGCGGGGACGGCGTGGTCGAGCACCTCGTCGACTGGCGCGACCTGGGCGTCGAGCGCATCGCGGTGGCCGACCTGCGCGGGGCGGACGCGGCGCACAACGCCGGCGTGGCGCGGCGCCTGCTCGACGGGGAGGAGGGGCCGGTCCGCGAGACCGTGCTGCTCAACGCCGCCGCCGCGCTCGTCGCGGACGGCACCCTGCCGGGCACCGCGACCGGTTCGCTCCACGAGCGGCTCGCGGCCGGGGTGGGGCTCGCACGCGAGTCGATCGACACCGGCAGCGCCCGCGCGGCACTCGAGCGCTGGCAGCACGCCAGCGCCTGA
- a CDS encoding Lrp/AsnC family transcriptional regulator, with the protein MLTAIVMIETDAARIPEVAAQIADIRGVSEVYSVTGEVDLVAMVRVREHDDLADVIADKVSKIEGVLRTQTYIAFRTYSQHDLDQAFALGLED; encoded by the coding sequence ATGCTGACTGCCATCGTCATGATCGAGACCGACGCCGCCCGCATCCCCGAGGTGGCCGCGCAGATCGCCGACATCCGCGGCGTGAGCGAGGTCTACTCCGTGACCGGGGAGGTCGACCTGGTCGCCATGGTGCGGGTGCGCGAGCACGACGACCTCGCCGACGTCATCGCCGACAAGGTGAGCAAGATCGAGGGCGTCCTGCGCACGCAGACCTACATCGCCTTCCGCACGTACAGCCAGCACGACCTGGACCAGGCGTTCGCGCTCGGGCTCGAGGACTGA